The proteins below are encoded in one region of Corvus hawaiiensis isolate bCorHaw1 chromosome 3, bCorHaw1.pri.cur, whole genome shotgun sequence:
- the TJAP1 gene encoding tight junction-associated protein 1 isoform X3: protein MSSTAPSKKPYRKAPPQHREIRHEVPIIRDDQDGVILAEQSQEPLTDAERMKLLQHENEELRRRLTYVTNKMEAMERELESGQDYLEMELGQNREELEKFKDKFRRLQNSYTASQRTNQDLEEKLHALASLSQSWIFAIKKAEMDRKTLDWEIVELTNKLLDAKTTINKLEELNERYRQDCNLAVQLLKCNKSHFRNHKFADLPYELQDMVNKHLHSTQESAGPGQEAAHTLAPSDVVPTSVIARVLEKPESLVLNSAKSSSGNCPMAEDVFVHVDMSGALPDACNSTGQTGKEGGDVGKQQNGGCKLQSSVESVPEEVPAFEKLSPYPTPSPPHPMYPGRKVIEFSEDKVRIPKNSPLPNCTYATRQAISLSLVQSEDESCDRHRTLPSSPASEGRRSASSCSCQQSPKAARAHGSSQSSPFSSPPQIPSAFASSASSEEDLLANWQRMFVDKAPPTSERVLMNRTAFSRDTAPELQKRFSRSMQELGRAASAYSDGEESAKSCSWTVSRDSSVDTDSTESRARRSHFSSDYGTDFSQDEAQKLLHESSGGTAEPESPSPEKHKDYVDLGLPESPAEEREMLLQGNKESSQGGAQEESGEGRVKPPFSRPHRSPKRMGVHHLHRKDSLTQAQEQGNLLS, encoded by the exons ATGTCGAGCACAGCCCCGTCAAAGAAGCCTTACCGCAAGGCGCCCCCGCAGCATCGCGAAATCCGACATGAGGTACCCATCATTCGTGACGACCAGGATGGAGTGATCTTGGCTGAGCAGAGTCAG gAACCCTTGACGGATGCAGAAAGGATGAA GCTACTGCAGCACGAGAATGAGGAGCTTCGTCGACGGCTGACATATGTGACTAACAAAATGGAGGCAATGGAGAGGGAACTGGAGTCAGGTCAGGACTACCTGGAGATGGAACTGGGTCAGAACCgtgaggagctggagaagttcaAGGACAAATTCCGTAG GTTGCAGAACAGCTACACTGCTTCCCAGAGAACCAACCAAGacctggaggagaagctgcaTGCCCTG GCCTCTCTCAGCCAAAGCTGGATTTTTGCA attaaaaaggcagaaatggaCCGCAAGACGCTGGACTGGGAGATTGTAGAGCTCACTAATAAATTGCTTGATGCCAAAACCACCATCAATAAGCTGGAGGAACTCAAT GAACGCTATCGACAGGACTGTAACCTTGCAGTACAGCTGCTCAAGTGTAACAAGTCTCACTTCAGGAACCACAAGTTTGCTGAT cTTCCCTATGAGCTGCAGGACATGGTGAATAAGCATTTGCACAGCACTCAGGAGTCTGCAGGCCCTGGCCAAGAAGCAGCCCACACCTTGGCTCCATCTGATGTTGTGCCCACGTCTGTCATCGCCAGAGTCTTGGAGAAACCAGAATCTCTGGTTCTGAATTCAGCCAAGTCTAGCAGTGGCAACTGTCCCATGGCTGAGGATGTCTTTGTGCATGTGGACATGAGCGGAGCTCTTCCTGATGCCTGCAACAGCACAGGGCAGacggggaaggagggaggagatgTGGGGAAACAGCAGAATGGTGGCTGCAAGCTGCAGAGTAGTGTAGAAAGTGTGCCTGAGGAGGTGCCTGCCTTTGAGAAGCTAAGCCCATACCCTACTCCCTCGCCTCCCCATCCTATGTACCCAGGGCGCAAAGTGATTGAGTTCTCTGAGGACAAGGTAAGGATCCCAAAGAACAGCCCCCTGCCCAACTGTACATATGCTACGCGCCAGGCCATCTCTCTCAGCCTGGTACAGAGTGAAGATGAGAGCTGCGACAGGCACCGGACactccccagcagccctgcttcAGAAGGGCGCCGTTCAGCCTCCAGCTGTTCCTGTCAGCAGTCCCCCAAAGCAGCCAGAGCTCACGgctcttcccagagcagcccaTTCAGCAgccctccccaaatcccgagCGCCTTTGCCAGCTCTGCTAGCTCTGAGGAGGACCTGCTGGCTAACTGGCAGCGTATGTTTGTGGATAAGGCACCCCCCACCTCAGAGCGAGTGCTGATGAACCGCACTGCTTTCAGCCGTGACACAGCCCCTGAGCTCCAGAAAAGGTTCAGCCGCTCCATGCAGGAGCTGGGTAGGGCAGCCTCAGCTTACTCGGATGGTGAGGAGTCTGCtaagagctgcagctggaccGTGAGCCGGGACTCAAGCGTGGACACAGACAGCACCGAGTCCAGAGCCCGCAGGAGCCATTTCTCCTCAGACTATGGTACAGATTTCTCCCAGGATGAAGCCCAGAAGCTGTTGCATGAAAGCAGCGGAGGCACTGCTGAGCCTGAAAGCCCCTCACCAGAGAAGCACAAGGACTATGTAGATCTTGGCTTACCTgagagcccagctgaggagagAGAAATGCTGCTCCAAGGAAACAAGGAGAGCAGCCAAGGAGGTGCCCAAGAGGAAAGTGGAGAAGGCAGGGTCAAGCCTCCTTTCAGTCGGCCACACCGCAGCCCCAAGAGGATGGGGGTGCACCACTTACATCGCAAAGACAGTCTGACACAAGCCCAGGAACAGGGCAACCTTCTCAGCTGA
- the TJAP1 gene encoding tight junction-associated protein 1 isoform X1, which translates to MSSTAPSKKPYRKAPPQHREIRHEVPIIRDDQDGVILAEQSQVTTCRVTKGLTPLHQQTGFSYTEAGQLEQAEGFEVCNLNFSSSWSLESSSEKEVAGCRAELNIKSQTVSPALPRGGKMGQRSGKQCSNRSRGHHSKFVSRSMETVLVSGDERHHPTCSFKSRSLERSLIFKEPPEVLTPRKFRVSSTHLPLKGILKQTNMTGSCPESLCKSRSVETLCRGRGSRKYSDPQLCLSPREKRSLEHSSSRAADSVKRREKITEEKLKFSKFLDEITQRVLSPNRLRSLGETRGAEQDQNSPLFPRSSVPAGQGEGRLKGVKTKHATERSPCPSRRKAEKKSEGLGMASGQRKYAEEAERVSRLRKKPVLGRKDSKGKLSLERRVVDLCQYEPQQLADLGLAGTSSGQQHSLSSWKSSAEGRRDESSPCSQLLQPHHQCAKLGQKRAVEPNYPEKGSCSTPTCWSREEGPPIPSRSSPSFNLALNKEPLTDAERMKLLQHENEELRRRLTYVTNKMEAMERELESGQDYLEMELGQNREELEKFKDKFRRLQNSYTASQRTNQDLEEKLHALASLSQSWIFAIKKAEMDRKTLDWEIVELTNKLLDAKTTINKLEELNERYRQDCNLAVQLLKCNKSHFRNHKFADLPYELQDMVNKHLHSTQESAGPGQEAAHTLAPSDVVPTSVIARVLEKPESLVLNSAKSSSGNCPMAEDVFVHVDMSGALPDACNSTGQTGKEGGDVGKQQNGGCKLQSSVESVPEEVPAFEKLSPYPTPSPPHPMYPGRKVIEFSEDKVRIPKNSPLPNCTYATRQAISLSLVQSEDESCDRHRTLPSSPASEGRRSASSCSCQQSPKAARAHGSSQSSPFSSPPQIPSAFASSASSEEDLLANWQRMFVDKAPPTSERVLMNRTAFSRDTAPELQKRFSRSMQELGRAASAYSDGEESAKSCSWTVSRDSSVDTDSTESRARRSHFSSDYGTDFSQDEAQKLLHESSGGTAEPESPSPEKHKDYVDLGLPESPAEEREMLLQGNKESSQGGAQEESGEGRVKPPFSRPHRSPKRMGVHHLHRKDSLTQAQEQGNLLS; encoded by the exons ATGTCGAGCACAGCCCCGTCAAAGAAGCCTTACCGCAAGGCGCCCCCGCAGCATCGCGAAATCCGACATGAGGTACCCATCATTCGTGACGACCAGGATGGAGTGATCTTGGCTGAGCAGAGTCAGGTAACAACTTGCCGGGTGACAAAGGGCTTAACACCATTGCACCAGCAAACAGGGTTTAGTTACACCGAGGCAGGCCAGCTCGAGCAGGCAGAGGGGTTTGAGGTTTGCAACCTGAACTTCTCCTCATCGTGGTCCCTGGAGTCCAGCAGTGAGAAGGAAGTGGCAGGGTGCAGAGCAGAGTTGAACATCAAGAGCCAGACTGTCTCACCAGCACTTCCACGTGGTGGGAAGATGGGGCAGCGAAGTGGGAAGCAGTGCTCAAACCGCAGTCGTGGGCACCACAGCAAATTTGTGAGCCGTAGCATGGAGACAGTTCTGGTGTCTGGAGATGAAAGACACCATCCCACTTGCTCTTTCAAGAGCAGAAGCCTGGAACGCTCACTTATATTTAAAGAGCCTCCCGAAGTCCTGACACCGAGGAAGTTTCGTGTCTCTTCTACACACCTGCCTCTCAAAGGGATCTTGAAGCAGACCAACATGACAGGCTCATGCCCTGAGAGCTTATGCAAGTCCCGCTCAGTAGAGACACTTTGCCGTGGTCGTGGTTCACGCAAGTACAGTGAtcctcagctctgcctcagccctAGGGAGAAGCGCTccctggagcacagcagcagcagggccgcTGACTCTGTCAAGCGCAGGGAGAAGAtcacagaggaaaaactgaagttCTCCAAATTCCTGGATGAGATTACCCAGCGGGTGCTGAGTCCCAACCGCTTGCGCTCACTGGGAGAGACCAGGGGAGCAGAACAAGACCAGAActctccccttttccccagaAGCTCTGTGCCAGCAGGCCAAGGGGAAGGTCGTCTGAAAGGGGTCAAAACCAAGCATGCAACTGAAAGATCCCCCTGcccaagcagaagaaaagcagaaaagaaaagtgaggggctgggaatggcttCGGGCCAGAGAAAGTATGCTGAGGAAGCTGAGAGAGTTTCCAGACTAAGAAAGAAACCTGTCCTTGGGAGGAAGGACAGTAAGGGAAAACTTTCCTTGGAGAGAAGGGTAGTAGATCTGTGTCAGTATGAGCCGCAGCAGCTGGCAgacctggggctggcagggacatCCTCTGGGCAGCAGCATTCACTGTCTTCATGGAAAAGCAGTGCAGAGGGCAGAAGGGATGAAAGCAGTCCCTGTTCACAGCTTTTACAGCCACACCATCAGTGTGCTAAGCTTGGGCAGAAGCGTGCAGTGGAGCCGAACTACCCAGAGAAAGGATCCTGCTCCACTCCAACATGCTGGAGTCGGGAGGAGGGACCTCCTATCCCATCTAGATCCTCCCCTTCCTTCAACCTGGCACTAAACAAG gAACCCTTGACGGATGCAGAAAGGATGAA GCTACTGCAGCACGAGAATGAGGAGCTTCGTCGACGGCTGACATATGTGACTAACAAAATGGAGGCAATGGAGAGGGAACTGGAGTCAGGTCAGGACTACCTGGAGATGGAACTGGGTCAGAACCgtgaggagctggagaagttcaAGGACAAATTCCGTAG GTTGCAGAACAGCTACACTGCTTCCCAGAGAACCAACCAAGacctggaggagaagctgcaTGCCCTG GCCTCTCTCAGCCAAAGCTGGATTTTTGCA attaaaaaggcagaaatggaCCGCAAGACGCTGGACTGGGAGATTGTAGAGCTCACTAATAAATTGCTTGATGCCAAAACCACCATCAATAAGCTGGAGGAACTCAAT GAACGCTATCGACAGGACTGTAACCTTGCAGTACAGCTGCTCAAGTGTAACAAGTCTCACTTCAGGAACCACAAGTTTGCTGAT cTTCCCTATGAGCTGCAGGACATGGTGAATAAGCATTTGCACAGCACTCAGGAGTCTGCAGGCCCTGGCCAAGAAGCAGCCCACACCTTGGCTCCATCTGATGTTGTGCCCACGTCTGTCATCGCCAGAGTCTTGGAGAAACCAGAATCTCTGGTTCTGAATTCAGCCAAGTCTAGCAGTGGCAACTGTCCCATGGCTGAGGATGTCTTTGTGCATGTGGACATGAGCGGAGCTCTTCCTGATGCCTGCAACAGCACAGGGCAGacggggaaggagggaggagatgTGGGGAAACAGCAGAATGGTGGCTGCAAGCTGCAGAGTAGTGTAGAAAGTGTGCCTGAGGAGGTGCCTGCCTTTGAGAAGCTAAGCCCATACCCTACTCCCTCGCCTCCCCATCCTATGTACCCAGGGCGCAAAGTGATTGAGTTCTCTGAGGACAAGGTAAGGATCCCAAAGAACAGCCCCCTGCCCAACTGTACATATGCTACGCGCCAGGCCATCTCTCTCAGCCTGGTACAGAGTGAAGATGAGAGCTGCGACAGGCACCGGACactccccagcagccctgcttcAGAAGGGCGCCGTTCAGCCTCCAGCTGTTCCTGTCAGCAGTCCCCCAAAGCAGCCAGAGCTCACGgctcttcccagagcagcccaTTCAGCAgccctccccaaatcccgagCGCCTTTGCCAGCTCTGCTAGCTCTGAGGAGGACCTGCTGGCTAACTGGCAGCGTATGTTTGTGGATAAGGCACCCCCCACCTCAGAGCGAGTGCTGATGAACCGCACTGCTTTCAGCCGTGACACAGCCCCTGAGCTCCAGAAAAGGTTCAGCCGCTCCATGCAGGAGCTGGGTAGGGCAGCCTCAGCTTACTCGGATGGTGAGGAGTCTGCtaagagctgcagctggaccGTGAGCCGGGACTCAAGCGTGGACACAGACAGCACCGAGTCCAGAGCCCGCAGGAGCCATTTCTCCTCAGACTATGGTACAGATTTCTCCCAGGATGAAGCCCAGAAGCTGTTGCATGAAAGCAGCGGAGGCACTGCTGAGCCTGAAAGCCCCTCACCAGAGAAGCACAAGGACTATGTAGATCTTGGCTTACCTgagagcccagctgaggagagAGAAATGCTGCTCCAAGGAAACAAGGAGAGCAGCCAAGGAGGTGCCCAAGAGGAAAGTGGAGAAGGCAGGGTCAAGCCTCCTTTCAGTCGGCCACACCGCAGCCCCAAGAGGATGGGGGTGCACCACTTACATCGCAAAGACAGTCTGACACAAGCCCAGGAACAGGGCAACCTTCTCAGCTGA
- the TJAP1 gene encoding tight junction-associated protein 1 isoform X2, with product MSSTAPSKKPYRKAPPQHREIRHEVPIIRDDQDGVILAEQSQVTTCRVTKGLTPLHQQTGFSYTEAGQLEQAEGFEVCNLNFSSSWSLESSSEKEVAGCRAELNIKSQTVSPALPRGGKMGQRSGKQCSNRSRGHHSKFVSRSMETVLVSGDERHHPTCSFKSRSLERSLIFKEPPEVLTPRKFRVSSTHLPLKGILKQTNMTGSCPESLCKSRSVETLCRGRGSRKYSDPQLCLSPREKRSLEHSSSRAADSVKRREKITEEKLKFSKFLDEITQRVLSPNRLRSLGETRGAEQDQNSPLFPRSSVPAGQGEGRLKGVKTKHATERSPCPSRRKAEKKSEGLGMASGQRKYAEEAERVSRLRKKPVLGRKDSKGKLSLERRVVDLCQYEPQQLADLGLAGTSSGQQHSLSSWKSSAEGRRDESSPCSQLLQPHHQCAKLGQKRAVEPNYPEKGSCSTPTCWSREEGPPIPSRSSPSFNLALNKEPLTDAERMKLLQHENEELRRRLTYVTNKMEAMERELESGQDYLEMELGQNREELEKFKDKFRRLQNSYTASQRTNQDLEEKLHALIKKAEMDRKTLDWEIVELTNKLLDAKTTINKLEELNERYRQDCNLAVQLLKCNKSHFRNHKFADLPYELQDMVNKHLHSTQESAGPGQEAAHTLAPSDVVPTSVIARVLEKPESLVLNSAKSSSGNCPMAEDVFVHVDMSGALPDACNSTGQTGKEGGDVGKQQNGGCKLQSSVESVPEEVPAFEKLSPYPTPSPPHPMYPGRKVIEFSEDKVRIPKNSPLPNCTYATRQAISLSLVQSEDESCDRHRTLPSSPASEGRRSASSCSCQQSPKAARAHGSSQSSPFSSPPQIPSAFASSASSEEDLLANWQRMFVDKAPPTSERVLMNRTAFSRDTAPELQKRFSRSMQELGRAASAYSDGEESAKSCSWTVSRDSSVDTDSTESRARRSHFSSDYGTDFSQDEAQKLLHESSGGTAEPESPSPEKHKDYVDLGLPESPAEEREMLLQGNKESSQGGAQEESGEGRVKPPFSRPHRSPKRMGVHHLHRKDSLTQAQEQGNLLS from the exons ATGTCGAGCACAGCCCCGTCAAAGAAGCCTTACCGCAAGGCGCCCCCGCAGCATCGCGAAATCCGACATGAGGTACCCATCATTCGTGACGACCAGGATGGAGTGATCTTGGCTGAGCAGAGTCAGGTAACAACTTGCCGGGTGACAAAGGGCTTAACACCATTGCACCAGCAAACAGGGTTTAGTTACACCGAGGCAGGCCAGCTCGAGCAGGCAGAGGGGTTTGAGGTTTGCAACCTGAACTTCTCCTCATCGTGGTCCCTGGAGTCCAGCAGTGAGAAGGAAGTGGCAGGGTGCAGAGCAGAGTTGAACATCAAGAGCCAGACTGTCTCACCAGCACTTCCACGTGGTGGGAAGATGGGGCAGCGAAGTGGGAAGCAGTGCTCAAACCGCAGTCGTGGGCACCACAGCAAATTTGTGAGCCGTAGCATGGAGACAGTTCTGGTGTCTGGAGATGAAAGACACCATCCCACTTGCTCTTTCAAGAGCAGAAGCCTGGAACGCTCACTTATATTTAAAGAGCCTCCCGAAGTCCTGACACCGAGGAAGTTTCGTGTCTCTTCTACACACCTGCCTCTCAAAGGGATCTTGAAGCAGACCAACATGACAGGCTCATGCCCTGAGAGCTTATGCAAGTCCCGCTCAGTAGAGACACTTTGCCGTGGTCGTGGTTCACGCAAGTACAGTGAtcctcagctctgcctcagccctAGGGAGAAGCGCTccctggagcacagcagcagcagggccgcTGACTCTGTCAAGCGCAGGGAGAAGAtcacagaggaaaaactgaagttCTCCAAATTCCTGGATGAGATTACCCAGCGGGTGCTGAGTCCCAACCGCTTGCGCTCACTGGGAGAGACCAGGGGAGCAGAACAAGACCAGAActctccccttttccccagaAGCTCTGTGCCAGCAGGCCAAGGGGAAGGTCGTCTGAAAGGGGTCAAAACCAAGCATGCAACTGAAAGATCCCCCTGcccaagcagaagaaaagcagaaaagaaaagtgaggggctgggaatggcttCGGGCCAGAGAAAGTATGCTGAGGAAGCTGAGAGAGTTTCCAGACTAAGAAAGAAACCTGTCCTTGGGAGGAAGGACAGTAAGGGAAAACTTTCCTTGGAGAGAAGGGTAGTAGATCTGTGTCAGTATGAGCCGCAGCAGCTGGCAgacctggggctggcagggacatCCTCTGGGCAGCAGCATTCACTGTCTTCATGGAAAAGCAGTGCAGAGGGCAGAAGGGATGAAAGCAGTCCCTGTTCACAGCTTTTACAGCCACACCATCAGTGTGCTAAGCTTGGGCAGAAGCGTGCAGTGGAGCCGAACTACCCAGAGAAAGGATCCTGCTCCACTCCAACATGCTGGAGTCGGGAGGAGGGACCTCCTATCCCATCTAGATCCTCCCCTTCCTTCAACCTGGCACTAAACAAG gAACCCTTGACGGATGCAGAAAGGATGAA GCTACTGCAGCACGAGAATGAGGAGCTTCGTCGACGGCTGACATATGTGACTAACAAAATGGAGGCAATGGAGAGGGAACTGGAGTCAGGTCAGGACTACCTGGAGATGGAACTGGGTCAGAACCgtgaggagctggagaagttcaAGGACAAATTCCGTAG GTTGCAGAACAGCTACACTGCTTCCCAGAGAACCAACCAAGacctggaggagaagctgcaTGCCCTG attaaaaaggcagaaatggaCCGCAAGACGCTGGACTGGGAGATTGTAGAGCTCACTAATAAATTGCTTGATGCCAAAACCACCATCAATAAGCTGGAGGAACTCAAT GAACGCTATCGACAGGACTGTAACCTTGCAGTACAGCTGCTCAAGTGTAACAAGTCTCACTTCAGGAACCACAAGTTTGCTGAT cTTCCCTATGAGCTGCAGGACATGGTGAATAAGCATTTGCACAGCACTCAGGAGTCTGCAGGCCCTGGCCAAGAAGCAGCCCACACCTTGGCTCCATCTGATGTTGTGCCCACGTCTGTCATCGCCAGAGTCTTGGAGAAACCAGAATCTCTGGTTCTGAATTCAGCCAAGTCTAGCAGTGGCAACTGTCCCATGGCTGAGGATGTCTTTGTGCATGTGGACATGAGCGGAGCTCTTCCTGATGCCTGCAACAGCACAGGGCAGacggggaaggagggaggagatgTGGGGAAACAGCAGAATGGTGGCTGCAAGCTGCAGAGTAGTGTAGAAAGTGTGCCTGAGGAGGTGCCTGCCTTTGAGAAGCTAAGCCCATACCCTACTCCCTCGCCTCCCCATCCTATGTACCCAGGGCGCAAAGTGATTGAGTTCTCTGAGGACAAGGTAAGGATCCCAAAGAACAGCCCCCTGCCCAACTGTACATATGCTACGCGCCAGGCCATCTCTCTCAGCCTGGTACAGAGTGAAGATGAGAGCTGCGACAGGCACCGGACactccccagcagccctgcttcAGAAGGGCGCCGTTCAGCCTCCAGCTGTTCCTGTCAGCAGTCCCCCAAAGCAGCCAGAGCTCACGgctcttcccagagcagcccaTTCAGCAgccctccccaaatcccgagCGCCTTTGCCAGCTCTGCTAGCTCTGAGGAGGACCTGCTGGCTAACTGGCAGCGTATGTTTGTGGATAAGGCACCCCCCACCTCAGAGCGAGTGCTGATGAACCGCACTGCTTTCAGCCGTGACACAGCCCCTGAGCTCCAGAAAAGGTTCAGCCGCTCCATGCAGGAGCTGGGTAGGGCAGCCTCAGCTTACTCGGATGGTGAGGAGTCTGCtaagagctgcagctggaccGTGAGCCGGGACTCAAGCGTGGACACAGACAGCACCGAGTCCAGAGCCCGCAGGAGCCATTTCTCCTCAGACTATGGTACAGATTTCTCCCAGGATGAAGCCCAGAAGCTGTTGCATGAAAGCAGCGGAGGCACTGCTGAGCCTGAAAGCCCCTCACCAGAGAAGCACAAGGACTATGTAGATCTTGGCTTACCTgagagcccagctgaggagagAGAAATGCTGCTCCAAGGAAACAAGGAGAGCAGCCAAGGAGGTGCCCAAGAGGAAAGTGGAGAAGGCAGGGTCAAGCCTCCTTTCAGTCGGCCACACCGCAGCCCCAAGAGGATGGGGGTGCACCACTTACATCGCAAAGACAGTCTGACACAAGCCCAGGAACAGGGCAACCTTCTCAGCTGA
- the TJAP1 gene encoding tight junction-associated protein 1 isoform X4 has protein sequence MSSTAPSKKPYRKAPPQHREIRHEVPIIRDDQDGVILAEQSQEPLTDAERMKLLQHENEELRRRLTYVTNKMEAMERELESGQDYLEMELGQNREELEKFKDKFRRLQNSYTASQRTNQDLEEKLHALIKKAEMDRKTLDWEIVELTNKLLDAKTTINKLEELNERYRQDCNLAVQLLKCNKSHFRNHKFADLPYELQDMVNKHLHSTQESAGPGQEAAHTLAPSDVVPTSVIARVLEKPESLVLNSAKSSSGNCPMAEDVFVHVDMSGALPDACNSTGQTGKEGGDVGKQQNGGCKLQSSVESVPEEVPAFEKLSPYPTPSPPHPMYPGRKVIEFSEDKVRIPKNSPLPNCTYATRQAISLSLVQSEDESCDRHRTLPSSPASEGRRSASSCSCQQSPKAARAHGSSQSSPFSSPPQIPSAFASSASSEEDLLANWQRMFVDKAPPTSERVLMNRTAFSRDTAPELQKRFSRSMQELGRAASAYSDGEESAKSCSWTVSRDSSVDTDSTESRARRSHFSSDYGTDFSQDEAQKLLHESSGGTAEPESPSPEKHKDYVDLGLPESPAEEREMLLQGNKESSQGGAQEESGEGRVKPPFSRPHRSPKRMGVHHLHRKDSLTQAQEQGNLLS, from the exons ATGTCGAGCACAGCCCCGTCAAAGAAGCCTTACCGCAAGGCGCCCCCGCAGCATCGCGAAATCCGACATGAGGTACCCATCATTCGTGACGACCAGGATGGAGTGATCTTGGCTGAGCAGAGTCAG gAACCCTTGACGGATGCAGAAAGGATGAA GCTACTGCAGCACGAGAATGAGGAGCTTCGTCGACGGCTGACATATGTGACTAACAAAATGGAGGCAATGGAGAGGGAACTGGAGTCAGGTCAGGACTACCTGGAGATGGAACTGGGTCAGAACCgtgaggagctggagaagttcaAGGACAAATTCCGTAG GTTGCAGAACAGCTACACTGCTTCCCAGAGAACCAACCAAGacctggaggagaagctgcaTGCCCTG attaaaaaggcagaaatggaCCGCAAGACGCTGGACTGGGAGATTGTAGAGCTCACTAATAAATTGCTTGATGCCAAAACCACCATCAATAAGCTGGAGGAACTCAAT GAACGCTATCGACAGGACTGTAACCTTGCAGTACAGCTGCTCAAGTGTAACAAGTCTCACTTCAGGAACCACAAGTTTGCTGAT cTTCCCTATGAGCTGCAGGACATGGTGAATAAGCATTTGCACAGCACTCAGGAGTCTGCAGGCCCTGGCCAAGAAGCAGCCCACACCTTGGCTCCATCTGATGTTGTGCCCACGTCTGTCATCGCCAGAGTCTTGGAGAAACCAGAATCTCTGGTTCTGAATTCAGCCAAGTCTAGCAGTGGCAACTGTCCCATGGCTGAGGATGTCTTTGTGCATGTGGACATGAGCGGAGCTCTTCCTGATGCCTGCAACAGCACAGGGCAGacggggaaggagggaggagatgTGGGGAAACAGCAGAATGGTGGCTGCAAGCTGCAGAGTAGTGTAGAAAGTGTGCCTGAGGAGGTGCCTGCCTTTGAGAAGCTAAGCCCATACCCTACTCCCTCGCCTCCCCATCCTATGTACCCAGGGCGCAAAGTGATTGAGTTCTCTGAGGACAAGGTAAGGATCCCAAAGAACAGCCCCCTGCCCAACTGTACATATGCTACGCGCCAGGCCATCTCTCTCAGCCTGGTACAGAGTGAAGATGAGAGCTGCGACAGGCACCGGACactccccagcagccctgcttcAGAAGGGCGCCGTTCAGCCTCCAGCTGTTCCTGTCAGCAGTCCCCCAAAGCAGCCAGAGCTCACGgctcttcccagagcagcccaTTCAGCAgccctccccaaatcccgagCGCCTTTGCCAGCTCTGCTAGCTCTGAGGAGGACCTGCTGGCTAACTGGCAGCGTATGTTTGTGGATAAGGCACCCCCCACCTCAGAGCGAGTGCTGATGAACCGCACTGCTTTCAGCCGTGACACAGCCCCTGAGCTCCAGAAAAGGTTCAGCCGCTCCATGCAGGAGCTGGGTAGGGCAGCCTCAGCTTACTCGGATGGTGAGGAGTCTGCtaagagctgcagctggaccGTGAGCCGGGACTCAAGCGTGGACACAGACAGCACCGAGTCCAGAGCCCGCAGGAGCCATTTCTCCTCAGACTATGGTACAGATTTCTCCCAGGATGAAGCCCAGAAGCTGTTGCATGAAAGCAGCGGAGGCACTGCTGAGCCTGAAAGCCCCTCACCAGAGAAGCACAAGGACTATGTAGATCTTGGCTTACCTgagagcccagctgaggagagAGAAATGCTGCTCCAAGGAAACAAGGAGAGCAGCCAAGGAGGTGCCCAAGAGGAAAGTGGAGAAGGCAGGGTCAAGCCTCCTTTCAGTCGGCCACACCGCAGCCCCAAGAGGATGGGGGTGCACCACTTACATCGCAAAGACAGTCTGACACAAGCCCAGGAACAGGGCAACCTTCTCAGCTGA